From the genome of Brassica oleracea var. oleracea cultivar TO1000 chromosome C4, BOL, whole genome shotgun sequence:
AGGGGAGGCTAAGGAAACTAGTCTCTAAGCATTTCAAATCTTGGATAACGATCATCTTTGCTACATATGATTTTGCTTACCACGGATCAGTGGATTCGCGTTTAAACATGTCCGTAAACAACTGTAACTCCTCGTGACTGTTCTTCAAATCACGAACCTGCAATGACAGATTCAACTTACTTTAAAAATAAAACCATAACAACTACATCTTCACCAACCAATATTTATTATGACATTTGCAAATATCTCAAATTGTGAATCCGACTTCTCGCAATACTTCTTCCAAGAAATATATATATATTTTTTTTTTAAACAAGGTTGAGATAAATGCAAGTTACTTCAACAAATATTGACACCGTAACTTTTCGGTTCAGTTCAGTTAGAAGGTTCGGTTCAATTAGGCAACTAAAAAAATCGGTTAATTGATTAATTCGGTTTTCTTAAGAAAAAAATTACCAAACTAACCAAAATCCAAACCAAAATAACCGAAATTGACTAAAATACTTCGAATTTATTCAATTTAAACCGAATTTAACCAAACTAACCAAAAACTAAAGACTTGGGTAGAAAATTTTAAAACCAAACTAACCAAAAAACAAACCGAATTTTTTTCCGGTTCACTTCGTCAATTCCGAACTAACCAAATAAACTGAAAAGGTAAATGTACTGCATCATACCGTAGCATTCAGGTCACGTAACTGAGAAGCAAAACCAGCTGATCTCAGATGCAATGCTTCACACTCTTTTCCCTGTTCACCAATTCGCCTTATTAAGTAAGAAAAAAAAAACACAAACTATTAACAGCATAACATTGTTCAAGATCATTGCTCACCTTCCTACATAGAACCCCGGAGAGGGACTGGACATCAGCCCGCAGAGAATGAATACCTCCAGCAGTCTCTTTATAACTGCTTAACTGACTTCGCATGGAACTCATTTCCCCTGGGAACGAAGACACTAACGCCTTCGTATCTGCAAAGAGTTCTTTTCTACCTCGCTCTTTCGAAATGTTTCCCAATCTAGTCTTGATTCTCGCTTTCTCATCATGCTGTTTCTGTATCTCCACGTCTAAAGAAGCCATTCTAGAATCAGCAACAGAAGCAATCCTTCGAGAAACATCAACAAGTTCGTTTTTTATGTTCAATTCCCTTTCCTTCCAGAAAATACTATCTTTTTCAACCTGAAGAATTTCCGAATGGAGGAGATAAGCTTTCACAATACAATCACAAAGATGCGTTCATGAAAACCGCAATAGAGATATATAACCTGCAGTTTCTCAAGCAAAGCCATATACTTGAACACTGCTTCTTTAGATCTTTTCAGCTGGTCTTTCAAAGAAAGGCAGTCTTGAGAAGATGAGATGCCCCTCACAGACTTTGACTTGTTCTAGCAAGAGGAAGAAGCTACATTACACAAGTTTTCCACACAAGTAGATACTCTAATTAAATCAATAAACTTACCTGCAAAATGCTAACTTTTTCAAGAATCTTTGTCCTCTCCTCATGAAGATCTTTTAGTTCTTGTAGCCTGCTTGAAGCCAGGACCTACAAAATCCAGGCTGCTATCAAACCAACACTCCTCAATGAAACACACAAAAACCAAAAAAAGAAGAAGAAAATATCACCGTTAACTCTTTCAGAACCCTTTCCATGTCTTGCAAATCCCTTTGTTTATCCCTTGTCTTATCGCTACTAGCAAGTTTATTTCTAGGGCTCAGCACTGGGAAGAACGCCCCTGCTGTTGCATCCCTTTCTGCTCTCAGTGCTGACAAGTCACCATTACATTGTTGAAGCTCCACGACCTCATCCTCTACCTCCCCTTCAAGAACAACCAAGTAAAGTATAATGTCAGCTCATATAGCAATCAAAATGTGATAATCTTTGAGAACGCATGTAGAGTTCTAAACCGGGGCTACGGAGACTACGTAGATACCTCTTATTCGTTTAAGGTCAGCTCTAACCCTAGCATCGGCATCTCGATAGCTCTGCAATTCTCTCGATAGTGATTTGAACTTCACAAGTACATCATCTAGAGCCACTCTGAAACTTTTAACTTCTGATTCCAACTCACTCAGCGCTAGCTGCTGACCACACAAATCTAGAATGGAATGCAATTCAGTATAAGACCAGGACAAGAGCTGAAAATCGATTGTAGTGGAAGTTATACCTTTATCAAGACCGGTTCTGAGAACTGTGGGATACAGTTCATCCTTCAGACACCTTACATCATTAGTCGCGGCTACTAGGTTATGCAATGCCTGCGTCACCTGACTTGATGTATTATTCCCTCTACCTTCTTCCATCCCATTCGAGCAGATATTGGATGAGGAGGAGCTCTCAGTGGCACCAGTTTCAAGTAGCCGGTTGATGAAATCGTCTTTAATATCCGGAGAAGACCCATCTGCGTTGCAATTTTGATCAAACTAGGTCCTAGCATCAACAGAAGGTAGAAAGAGACTGGCTAAGCAGTTCATACCCTCATTGTTTACAGACCTATGAGCTCCACTGCTTGAACCACTCACACGAATGGAGCATGATTCAACTGCATCTGTAAGCTGCTACAAAAGCATTAGTTAGATTCAAGTTTATGTTAGAAGGCAAAGCAAGATAGAGTGTTACCTTATCCCAAGACTTATGAACAGTCTTCAAACTGGAACTATACGGCAACTGTTTGTCCTTGATCTGAGAAAGCCTATCTTCAAGAATAGAACACTCCACCTGCTGAGCCTCTAGCTTTTGCGATAGCTTCAAGTTTTGGAACTGAAGGACTGCAGTATCAAGCTGTATCAAACAAGAACCAAACTCTTAAAGAGGCAGAATCATTGATTAAGATTAGTCAGCTATAGAGATATGTGCAAGGGCATGCACAAAGGGAGAACCTTGTCTTCGGAGGAGGGCCAAAAGAAGGGCTGTTTCTTAACGGCGGCTGCAGCCTCCGTGGGTGATACGGAGCTAAAGTGACGTTTTTTACGGTCAGGCTCGCCTGTGCTCGTCATTCAGAAGCCCTAATAATCGGAAAGGACAAAGCTTTTCTCTCACATCAGATTGAGTGGAGGAAACTCTCCACAACACACAAACCTAATGAGAAAACCCTAGACGATCTATATCATTCAGTAACCAAGCTAGGGTAATTGATTCAAACCAAGAACAATTCAATTGCTCCAGCTTCCCCCCAAGAATAAAGAAAAGGAATATAATTCAAACCTCAAACTCTAGTTTTCTCTTACACAGAGACCTTCTTGTCTGATCATTTGTTCGACTGATGCTGCCAAAGCACTCACACGCGAACACACAGCACTCAAAGAGAGAAAACAAAGGAGAGATGAAGTTTAATTCCTAAAAAGGTTTGATGAAGTAGTTTTGTGAATATCTGAGGGGTAATTCTGGAAATACAAATATATGGCCGTCCATAGAATCTGAAACGATCTCAGCCGTACGATCTGGGGTAATTAGCTCAACAATAACATACCTTTGTTTTAATTACATCTCAACTCGTCAATTAAATGATTCTAATCACTTGCTTAAAATCTTCGGTAATACAAAAATAAAATAAAAAAAACACAAAACAAATCGTAGAATTTAAATTAATCAACATGAAAATCAAACGAATACAAAGACAATACATTACAGATTACACCATAGTGTTGAGACCAGAGTAGAAAGAACACAAATGTAAGTTTATATGATGTGGTAAGAAGAACGTTAAAATCAATCGTTACGTTGCTTCTCTTCCTCAACTTGAACAAGCAAAGTCAAGAGAGCTTCACAGACTTGAGCAGCATCAGCTTCTAAAGGAACCTCGTTCAGCGACGAGTACACCATCCACGCATGGTCTAATTTACGCTTTGGTCTAACCACCACGGAGCCAGGAACCTCTGCGTCGCAGCAAGTCACCAGCCCGTCACTCTTCTCTCCGTATCTGACTTGAAGCAGCTGAGCGCAAGCAGCCATTGCAGCACCAAGCGGCATCACCACCGGGAGTTTTGTTGCTTGGTTCGTGAGAGGAAGCTCAGCGTGCGCCACGTGTGATAAAGTGGCGAGAACCGCTGGGCTAATGCTAGCTTCTGTGCGGAACGAAACCGTGGGGAGTTCTCTGGGAAGCGGATGATTCTTCAAGAACTCTTTTCTCCTCTCGTAAGTTAAATCCTCCAATGCTTGAATGTCACCCTTCACAAAAAGAATTTCATCAGAAAGATCACACAATCTGAAATGGTTTTGTTTAGATCAAGAA
Proteins encoded in this window:
- the LOC106343020 gene encoding E3 ubiquitin-protein ligase BRE1-like 1 isoform X1, giving the protein MTSTGEPDRKKRHFSSVSPTEAAAAVKKQPFFWPSSEDKLDTAVLQFQNLKLSQKLEAQQVECSILEDRLSQIKDKQLPYSSSLKTVHKSWDKLTDAVESCSIRVSGSSSGAHRSVNNEDGSSPDIKDDFINRLLETGATESSSSSNICSNGMEEGRGNNTSSQVTQALHNLVAATNDVRCLKDELYPTVLRTGLDKDLCGQQLALSELESEVKSFRVALDDVLVKFKSLSRELQSYRDADARVRADLKRIRGEVEDEVVELQQCNGDLSALRAERDATAGAFFPVLSPRNKLASSDKTRDKQRDLQDMERVLKELTVLASSRLQELKDLHEERTKILEKVSILQNKSKSVRGISSSQDCLSLKDQLKRSKEAVFKYMALLEKLQVEKDSIFWKERELNIKNELVDVSRRIASVADSRMASLDVEIQKQHDEKARIKTRLGNISKERGRKELFADTKALVSSFPGEMSSMRSQLSSYKETAGGIHSLRADVQSLSGVLCRKGKECEALHLRSAGFASQLRDLNATVRDLKNSHEELQLFTDMFKRESTDPWDIAEAKEQEYRAWAHVESLKSSLDEQNLELRVKAANEAEAVSQQMLAAAEAEIADLRQRMDDCKRDVAKHSDVLKSKNEEHGTYLSEIQTIGSAYEDIVPQNQQLLLQVTERDDYNIKLFLEGITSRQMQDALLIDKYIMDKDIQQASASASFLSKRSLRIEDQMRLCTDQYQRLAEDKYQKSITLENLQKKRADVVNGLEQARSKLEESHSRVEKSRVDYGALELELETERFNRRRIEEDMETAKKKVSRLRSLIEGSSATQKLRQELSEFKEILKCKACNDRSKEVVITKCFHLFCNPCVQKIIGTRQRKCPTCSASFGPNDIKPIYI
- the LOC106343020 gene encoding E3 ubiquitin-protein ligase BRE1-like 1 isoform X2; its protein translation is MTSTGEPDRKKRHFSSVSPTEAAAAVKKQPFFWPSSEDKLDTAVLQFQNLKLSQKLEAQQVECSILEDRLSQIKDKQLPYSSSLKTVHKSWDKLTDAVESCSIRVSGSSSGAHRSVNNEDGSSPDIKDDFINRLLETGATESSSSSNICSNGMEEGRGNNTSSQVTQALHNLVAATNDVRCLKDELYPTVLRTDLCGQQLALSELESEVKSFRVALDDVLVKFKSLSRELQSYRDADARVRADLKRIRGEVEDEVVELQQCNGDLSALRAERDATAGAFFPVLSPRNKLASSDKTRDKQRDLQDMERVLKELTVLASSRLQELKDLHEERTKILEKVSILQNKSKSVRGISSSQDCLSLKDQLKRSKEAVFKYMALLEKLQVEKDSIFWKERELNIKNELVDVSRRIASVADSRMASLDVEIQKQHDEKARIKTRLGNISKERGRKELFADTKALVSSFPGEMSSMRSQLSSYKETAGGIHSLRADVQSLSGVLCRKGKECEALHLRSAGFASQLRDLNATVRDLKNSHEELQLFTDMFKRESTDPWDIAEAKEQEYRAWAHVESLKSSLDEQNLELRVKAANEAEAVSQQMLAAAEAEIADLRQRMDDCKRDVAKHSDVLKSKNEEHGTYLSEIQTIGSAYEDIVPQNQQLLLQVTERDDYNIKLFLEGITSRQMQDALLIDKYIMDKDIQQASASASFLSKRSLRIEDQMRLCTDQYQRLAEDKYQKSITLENLQKKRADVVNGLEQARSKLEESHSRVEKSRVDYGALELELETERFNRRRIEEDMETAKKKVSRLRSLIEGSSATQKLRQELSEFKEILKCKACNDRSKEVVITKCFHLFCNPCVQKIIGTRQRKCPTCSASFGPNDIKPIYI